One stretch of Dokdonia sp. Hel_I_53 DNA includes these proteins:
- a CDS encoding alpha/beta hydrolase, protein MNCKSTIYKSLLFNFIIVLLILTFLTGCYSYNRPSKVPINTTELEPSHTTKVFVDMNGDYYPNNWKETIPENELETSLYKAYKDHDKIAELNTFRKRFLSDFKNKLQDKTNIYIFIHGFNTYEEDASIAFNNWKELINYDSDTDEIVEFYWDGLVADGLGRGKIWFNAVGYSQMAGLFGLRPLLNNMDGKKVFLLSHSRGASVVLSAMGDPSWSRTFYSRTNRVLDDRLVNIPPLKSNNNNIAAILLAPAIGNIDFFKQDHKNSSITEISNYRKLNSQLSSIRFTTNASDKILKKWFGPLSLKFNPTSIGHNGCDVPFLKKVYPTIEFIEYDFSKAKHSHGFNSYIRNPKLLDVLADAGILRD, encoded by the coding sequence TTTTGACATTTTTGACAGGATGTTATAGTTACAATAGACCTTCCAAAGTACCTATAAATACTACAGAATTAGAACCATCACATACCACGAAGGTGTTTGTAGATATGAATGGTGATTATTACCCTAACAATTGGAAAGAAACTATACCTGAAAATGAATTAGAGACATCGTTATACAAAGCTTATAAGGATCATGATAAAATAGCTGAACTTAATACATTTAGAAAGCGCTTTTTATCAGACTTTAAAAATAAACTTCAAGATAAAACGAACATATATATATTTATTCATGGTTTTAATACTTATGAAGAAGACGCTAGTATTGCATTTAATAACTGGAAAGAGCTTATTAATTATGATAGTGATACTGATGAAATTGTAGAGTTTTATTGGGATGGCTTGGTAGCAGATGGATTAGGGAGAGGTAAAATCTGGTTTAATGCAGTGGGATATAGTCAAATGGCGGGTCTTTTTGGCCTTAGGCCACTTCTTAATAATATGGATGGTAAAAAAGTGTTTTTATTATCCCATAGTCGTGGGGCCTCTGTTGTTTTAAGCGCTATGGGTGATCCATCTTGGAGTCGTACTTTTTATAGTAGAACAAACAGAGTGCTTGATGATAGACTTGTGAATATACCACCGCTTAAAAGTAATAACAATAATATTGCGGCCATTCTTCTAGCACCAGCAATAGGAAATATTGATTTCTTTAAGCAAGATCATAAAAATAGTTCCATTACAGAAATTTCAAATTATAGAAAACTGAACTCACAACTATCTAGTATACGCTTCACAACAAATGCTAGCGACAAAATTTTAAAAAAATGGTTTGGGCCTCTATCTTTAAAATTTAACCCAACAAGCATAGGGCATAATGGATGCGATGTTCCATTTTTAAAAAAGGTATATCCGACTATAGAATTTATTGAATACGATTTTTCAAAAGCCAAACACAGCCACGGCTTTAATTCCTATATTAGAAACCCAAAATTATTAGATGTATTAGCAGATGCAGGCATCCTAAGGGATTAA